In Pirellulales bacterium, the following are encoded in one genomic region:
- a CDS encoding PEP-CTERM sorting domain-containing protein: MRRISCLLLFLLITLGGGRAAHAVPFTVSWLTHYGNESIETAHLSEQPRMLHNISNSLMTAAPSFLDGSIYLQRRSEFTTNYTELNGIGETSEEWLRSNRVTISTSAVVITAVREDTNPGAGALLTSLGWTPLDQTITLAYYSGTAHLDLYAGLVNAGQVDLQGAGVNDLRIGTLPSSIYYFFQSPSVFSPELLSEFKLVPEPGTLVLAATGVLLFAAARRRR, translated from the coding sequence ATGCGACGTATATCTTGTCTGCTGCTGTTTCTACTGATCACGCTCGGCGGTGGCCGTGCCGCGCACGCCGTCCCCTTCACCGTCAGTTGGTTGACGCATTACGGCAACGAGTCGATTGAAACTGCGCATCTGTCCGAGCAGCCGCGCATGCTGCACAACATCTCGAACTCTTTGATGACCGCCGCGCCGAGCTTCCTGGACGGCTCGATCTACCTGCAGCGCCGCTCGGAGTTCACCACCAACTACACCGAGCTCAACGGCATCGGCGAGACTTCGGAAGAATGGCTACGATCGAATCGCGTCACCATTTCGACCTCGGCCGTTGTGATCACGGCGGTGCGTGAAGACACCAACCCCGGCGCCGGGGCACTCCTGACCAGCCTGGGCTGGACCCCGCTCGATCAAACCATCACGCTGGCGTACTACTCGGGCACGGCACATCTGGACCTGTACGCCGGTCTCGTCAACGCGGGACAAGTCGATCTGCAAGGCGCAGGCGTGAACGATCTGCGCATCGGAACGCTCCCCTCGTCGATCTACTACTTCTTCCAAAGCCCGTCCGTCTTCTCGCCGGAACTACTGTCGGAATTCAAGCTCGTGCCCGAGCCCGGCACGCTGGTGCTGGCCGCCACAGGCGTGCTGTTGTTCGCCGCGGCACGCCGGCGCAGGTAA